The genomic interval CGGGCTAGGCTTACGGGTCGCCGCGGTGGACGTCGGACGGACGTCCGTCGGCGGGGTGTACACCTTCTTCTTACGTACCTGAGACTTGGGCACGGCGCTCTCCTGAGGGGGTGGTGATCCTCGTCCGGCCTGACAACCGGACGCAAGGGCGACGGTCCATGGCCAATAATGTTCGACAGCTAGCGTAGTCGCGAGAACCCGTTCAGGCCACGGACCCGGGCATCTGGGTACGGACGGTTGAACGCCCGGATCGCCTCGGTAATTCCCGCGATTAGGACATAATTACCAGATCGGTATGATCGTGAGGGAGAAGGCTCGATGGAGTACACCTCCGGCGTCGCCTCCTGGCGGAAGGTACTCCGCCGCGCCGCCGTGGGGCTGCTGCCCCGGCGGTCGGCCGAGCGCCGCCCCGGGTGGTCCGTGGGCGTACCCCTGATCGCGCTCGCCGCCGGACTGCTCTTCACCACCACGGCGACCACCGCCGGGGGCACCTCGCTGCGCGAGGACCGCCGCCCCGAACTCGCCCAGCTCATCGAGGACCGCCGCGACCAGGTCGCCTCCGGGCAGGAACGGGCCGCCGCACTCCGCGACGAGGTGGAGAGCCAGGCCGAGGCGCTCGGCGGCTCCGACGGCCGGGTGGCGGCCCAGCGGGACCGGGCCACCGGCAGCCGGGAGGCGGCCGGGTTCACCGCGTTGGCCGGCCCCGGCGTCACGGTCGAACTCGACGACGCACCACAGCAGGGCGACGGCAAGCTGCCGGCCGACGTCAGCAACGACGATCTCGTGGTGCACCAGGGCGACGTACAGGCCGTGGTCAACGCGCTCTGGGCCGGCGGCGCCGAGGCGATGACCATCATGGGTGTCCGGGTCCTCTCCACCAGCGCGGTACGCTGCGTGGGGAACACCCTGCTCCTGCACGGCCGGGTGTACTCACCACCGTTCAAGATCACCGCCATCGGCAATCCCGCCGCACTACAGCGAGCGCTCGCCGCGTCCGAGGGGGTCCGGTTGTTCAGGGACGCGGTCACCCACTACCACCTCGGATACCGCGAGACAGTGGAGCCCAGCGTGACGGTTCCCGCGTACGACGGTCCCGGCGGACTCCGGTCGGCCAAGGTTCCGGGGTGACTCCGGTGGCCGGCGACCCGAACTCCGCCCGCAACGGTCGGCACCGCGCCCCGGACGGCGACGACCCGACGATGTTCATCCCGCGACTGCCGGAGGACGACGAGCCACCGGCGGCCGACCGGGCACCGCGGTCGGCCCGCCCGGAGCCGGCGGAGCCGGTCGGCCGCCGCCCCCGGATCACGGTCGACCACGTCGTGCCGGCGCCGCCGGGCCGGGGACCGCGCACACCCGAGCCGCCTCCGCCGGCCGCACACGACACCGTCGGCCCGCCCGCACCGGAACCCCGTCCGGGAGAGCACGGTCGGTCCGGGGACCGTCGCGGCCCGGCCGACGGCTACCGACCGCAGCCCTACCCGCCGGCCGACTCCGAGTTCCGGCAGCCCTACCAGCCGGCCGAGCCGGAGTTCCGCCAGCCGCACCAGCCGGTCGAGCCGGAGTTCCGCCAGCCGCACCAGCCGGTCGAACCCGAGTTCCGGCAGCCCTACTCGCCGGTTGAGCCGGAGTTCCGGCAGCCGTACCAGCCGGCTGAGCCGGAG from Plantactinospora sp. BC1 carries:
- a CDS encoding DUF881 domain-containing protein codes for the protein MEYTSGVASWRKVLRRAAVGLLPRRSAERRPGWSVGVPLIALAAGLLFTTTATTAGGTSLREDRRPELAQLIEDRRDQVASGQERAAALRDEVESQAEALGGSDGRVAAQRDRATGSREAAGFTALAGPGVTVELDDAPQQGDGKLPADVSNDDLVVHQGDVQAVVNALWAGGAEAMTIMGVRVLSTSAVRCVGNTLLLHGRVYSPPFKITAIGNPAALQRALAASEGVRLFRDAVTHYHLGYRETVEPSVTVPAYDGPGGLRSAKVPG